A genome region from Melospiza melodia melodia isolate bMelMel2 chromosome 28, bMelMel2.pri, whole genome shotgun sequence includes the following:
- the LOC134430457 gene encoding probable E3 ubiquitin-protein ligase makorin-1 has translation MEVGSVMASGPLRTEASSLRPPCRNFARGFCRRGQSCRFSHDRESARVCKFFQRGFCLYGELCSYQHIQEESVPVWAQCGLMPHCHCGQEHGTEPTATDHDHGETQCTMDCSTTCAAFNFPKVEVEVEEKDKKSIPAVGNIPRGAISGEVVPTKARGASGFQPQGPALEPDSSGPKKAVLDTATQTDPAKVPAEPGAAAAPVTRAALRARSEAVVCGICMDRVYEKALPEQRLFGILPNCSHAYCLGCIRRWRRSRAFQSTVIKACPECRIPSNYYIPHKYWVSDVAEKEKLISSFKARTGKIRCKFFLRGYCPFRSECIYLHELPASWLRRHRQRQQRMPAVFLPSSSESSDEEDEELCALEWALTVSMLEPEFRHSIYCRELLLSDFSDSD, from the exons ATGGAGGTGGGCTCCGTGATGGCGTCTGGGCCGCTGAGGACCGAGGCAAGCTCTCTGAGACCCCCGTGCAG GAATTTTGCCCGCGGATTCTGCCGGCGGGGCCAGAGCTGCCGCTTCTCACACGACCGAGAGTCAGCCCGGGTCTGCAAGTTCTTCCAGCGCGGGTTCTGCCTTTATGGAGAGCTGTGCAG CTACCAGCACATCCAGGAAGAGTCAGTACCAGTATGGGCCCAATGCGGTCTGATGCCTCACTGCCACTGTGGCCAGGAGCATGGCACTGAGCCCACAGCCACGGACCACGACCACGGGGAAACCCAGTGCACCATGGACTGCAGCACGACATGTGCGGCCTTCAACTTCCCCAAAGTGGAGGTAGAAGTGGAAGAGAAAGACAAGAAGAGCATTCCAGCAGTTGGTAACATCCCCCGTGGGGCCATCAGTGGAGAAGTTGTCCCCACAAAAGCTCGGGGTGCCTCAG GCTTCCAGCCACAAGGGCCAGCACTGGAGCCAGACTCCTCTGGCCCCAAGAAGGCAGTTTTGGACACAGCGACACAGACTGACCCTGccaag gtccctgcagagccaggtgCTGCGGCAGCCCCGGTCACCAGGGCAGCGCTGAGAGCCCGCAGTGAGGCTGTGGTGTGTGGCATCTGCATGGACAGGGTGTACGAGAAGGCGCTGCCCGAGCAGCGGCTCTTCGGGATCCTCCCCAACTGCAGCCACGCctactgcctgggctgcatccgcAGGTGGCGCCGCAGCCGCGCCTTCCAGAGCACTGTCATAAA GGCCTGCCCAGAGTGCCGGATCCCTTCCAACTACTACATCCCCCACAAATACTGGGTCTCAGATGTGGCTGAGAAGGAGAAGCTCATCAGCAGCTTCAAGGCACGGACAGG GAAAATCAGGTGCAAGTTCTTCCTGCGTGGCTACTGCCCTTTCAGATCGGAGTGCATCTACCTGCACGAGCTGCCTGCCAGCTGGCTGCGGCGGCACAGGCAGCGCCAGCAGAGGATGCCCGCG gtgttcctCCCTTCTTCCTCGGAGAGCTCTgacgaggaggatgaggagctctgCGCGCTCGAGTGGGCGCTCACCGTGTCCATGCTGGAGCCAGAATTTCGCCACTCGATTTATTGCCGCGAGCTGCTTCTCAGCGACTTCAGCGATTCCGACTGA